A genomic segment from Fibrobacter sp. encodes:
- a CDS encoding DUF3047 domain-containing protein, protein MRSVLLILLCLLVSFRVMGEEVRDVFVIDTFSGCISQKNGLPCGWYPTQRTVEMFSVQKSDGNHYVKIRTKGGNTTIGCKFRGDISEYPFLCWKWRIHRLPSGAREDVKGISDSGAGVYVIFRGTLRLNRIIKYVWSSSLPEGTVTESPFNGRAKIKVLRSGEGLLGSWVNEKVNVKEDYIKLFGSEPPDVEAIAIMSDADNTRSFVEADYDDFWISRF, encoded by the coding sequence ATGAGATCTGTATTGTTGATCCTTTTATGTCTGCTGGTATCGTTCAGGGTGATGGGTGAAGAGGTCAGGGATGTATTTGTTATCGATACTTTTTCTGGTTGTATCTCCCAAAAAAACGGGCTTCCTTGCGGCTGGTATCCGACCCAGAGGACGGTAGAGATGTTTTCGGTGCAGAAATCCGACGGGAATCATTATGTAAAGATCAGGACAAAGGGAGGAAACACCACTATTGGATGTAAATTCAGGGGTGATATTTCGGAATATCCGTTTCTCTGCTGGAAATGGAGAATTCATCGGCTGCCTTCGGGTGCAAGGGAGGATGTAAAAGGGATCTCGGACAGTGGGGCGGGGGTATATGTGATTTTCAGGGGCACTTTACGTTTAAACAGAATAATCAAATATGTCTGGAGCAGTTCTCTTCCGGAGGGAACGGTTACAGAAAGCCCGTTTAATGGCAGGGCGAAGATCAAGGTGCTGCGCAGTGGAGAGGGTCTGCTGGGGAGCTGGGTTAACGAGAAGGTAAATGTGAAAGAGGATTACATCAAATTATTCGGATCTGAACCACCAGATGTGGAGGCTATAGCGATAATGTCTGATGCGGACAATACCCGCTCGTTTGTGGAAGCTGACTATGATGATTTCTGGATAAGCAGATTCTGA
- a CDS encoding glycosyltransferase family 4 protein, translating into MKIGIVSSYFYPWYGGITEHVYHQYKELKARGHEVKLITPFDGSGVLQDCRDLIRIGRPVPLLLNGSVVKVPVLTRGKETVNRILADEQFDVVHLHQPLFCVLGLTFLRCIINLRNENRPVPAVVGTFHACGGGSERFLVHRLGFFFRRFSDCFDYRIAVSAASKDFIQPVLPGPFAVIPNGVDIERFSTVKEKIGRFDDGVLNILFVGRLEPRKGLTRLLRSIPYIQNHTSKKFRLLVVGNGVLTPYYKSRVPSEAIDKVIFTGEVSVDELPRYYNTAHLFCSPATYGESFGIVLVEAMAAGLPVVAGNNEGYSRIVRQNVNGFLVNSESPQEIAINIANLLESEDLRRRFSERNRFEARKYSWNSIVDKIETIYSGITGQISPERCYDRQTG; encoded by the coding sequence ATGAAAATTGGAATTGTTTCCTCTTACTTTTATCCCTGGTATGGTGGTATCACAGAGCATGTTTACCATCAGTATAAAGAGTTGAAGGCGCGGGGGCATGAGGTAAAGCTGATCACGCCCTTTGATGGCAGCGGGGTTCTTCAGGACTGCAGGGACCTGATTCGTATCGGCAGGCCTGTTCCCCTGCTTCTGAACGGATCAGTTGTGAAGGTACCTGTTCTTACCAGGGGAAAAGAGACTGTAAACCGCATTCTTGCTGATGAGCAGTTCGATGTTGTGCATCTGCATCAACCCCTTTTCTGTGTTCTTGGATTGACTTTTCTCAGATGTATAATCAACCTTCGGAATGAAAACCGACCGGTACCTGCTGTAGTGGGTACTTTTCATGCCTGCGGTGGTGGTTCTGAAAGGTTTCTTGTCCACAGGCTTGGTTTCTTCTTCCGAAGGTTCTCCGATTGCTTTGACTATCGCATCGCTGTTTCTGCTGCATCCAAAGATTTTATCCAGCCGGTTCTTCCCGGCCCATTCGCTGTCATTCCAAATGGTGTCGATATAGAACGTTTTTCCACTGTTAAGGAGAAAATCGGCAGATTTGATGATGGAGTATTGAATATTCTCTTTGTGGGTCGTCTCGAGCCGCGAAAGGGGCTTACAAGACTTCTTAGGAGTATTCCCTATATACAGAATCATACTTCAAAAAAGTTTCGTCTGCTTGTGGTTGGCAACGGGGTGTTGACACCTTACTACAAGAGCAGGGTTCCGTCTGAAGCCATCGATAAAGTAATATTTACAGGAGAAGTATCGGTTGATGAGCTTCCCCGTTATTACAACACTGCTCATCTGTTCTGTTCTCCGGCTACATACGGTGAGAGTTTTGGTATTGTACTGGTTGAGGCTATGGCTGCGGGGCTTCCTGTAGTTGCGGGAAATAATGAGGGCTATAGCAGAATTGTGCGTCAGAATGTGAATGGTTTTCTGGTCAATTCTGAGTCTCCTCAGGAGATAGCGATCAATATCGCTAATTTGCTTGAGTCCGAGGATCTGCGCCGCAGGTTTTCTGAGAGAAACAGGTTCGAGGCCAGAAAATACTCATGGAACAGCATAGTTGACAAAATTGAAACAATTTACTCCGGAATAACCGGTCAGATCAGCCCGGAGAGATGCTATGATCGTCAGACAGGCTGA
- a CDS encoding flippase-like domain-containing protein encodes MKYPVKIIAGILGIGAAIAWSVKGVDFGEVALILSRIDLLMTLGVLVLTTLNLLVRAYVWKFIVNPIKPVPIGHAFSSYLIGVFSNLFLPFKLGDVAQGYSLGRREDVSKISAVSAVLIQRVFEVTSLLLIMAGMAMFISLPLLFQRRTVALGLLIMMAVAGLFIMFRKRDVVLSSLETVLRRISPEFANSISRAFDRFLAGTKALHNVSDVVKILSLSFLSWVVQIVMVRLTAAALGIKIDMAASGIVLLIINLGITIPLAPGNIGTFQVFSILALSLFSIAKPEALTFSIIFQLIQGVPVIIGGGFSLLQEAFFTRRSKVMHGTEGKNALTGRNAIL; translated from the coding sequence ATGAAATATCCGGTAAAGATAATTGCGGGGATTCTGGGGATTGGTGCGGCGATTGCCTGGTCAGTTAAGGGGGTTGATTTCGGTGAGGTAGCTCTTATTCTCAGTAGAATTGATCTATTGATGACATTGGGGGTTTTGGTGCTTACAACGCTTAACCTGCTTGTCAGGGCCTATGTCTGGAAATTTATCGTGAACCCGATCAAGCCGGTTCCAATCGGGCATGCTTTTTCCAGCTATCTCATTGGGGTTTTCTCCAATCTTTTTCTTCCTTTTAAGCTTGGTGATGTGGCTCAGGGGTATTCTCTCGGCAGGAGAGAGGATGTGAGTAAGATCTCTGCAGTTTCAGCAGTGCTTATTCAGAGAGTTTTTGAGGTTACAAGTCTGTTGCTTATCATGGCTGGCATGGCCATGTTTATCTCTCTACCTCTTCTATTCCAGAGGCGTACAGTGGCTTTAGGGCTTCTGATCATGATGGCTGTGGCGGGTCTATTTATCATGTTCCGAAAAAGAGATGTAGTGCTGTCCTCATTGGAAACGGTTCTGAGAAGAATTTCTCCTGAATTTGCAAATTCTATAAGCCGGGCATTTGATCGTTTCCTGGCAGGTACAAAAGCCCTGCACAATGTTTCTGATGTTGTCAAGATTCTGTCTTTATCATTTCTTTCCTGGGTTGTGCAGATTGTGATGGTGCGTCTTACTGCCGCGGCTTTGGGCATAAAGATCGATATGGCTGCCTCAGGCATTGTTCTACTGATAATCAACCTGGGAATAACTATCCCCCTTGCACCTGGGAATATTGGTACCTTTCAGGTTTTCAGCATACTGGCATTATCCCTTTTTTCTATTGCAAAGCCTGAGGCACTCACTTTTTCCATCATATTTCAGCTCATTCAGGGGGTTCCGGTAATAATCGGCGGTGGGTTCAGTCTGCTGCAGGAAGCGTTTTTCACAAGACGATCAAAGGTTATGCACGGAACAGAGGGAAAAAACGCACTTACAGGCAGGAATGCGATACTATGA